Genomic window (Falco cherrug isolate bFalChe1 chromosome 4, bFalChe1.pri, whole genome shotgun sequence):
atgcatgaggacacaaacacacaggagggtgcaacagcagcactgaaggtAGCAAAGCTGAGGTGACTGTTCCAGTACATAGCTTGTATTCACTCACTCTGCACTGCTTGGCAGAATTGCATGGATTAAGTAAGGTCAACTACAGCTTGTTTTATATCCCTCATCCCAGATGCTATCAGGTTTACAAGGAACCACATGAGTCTGCCTggaaataaacttttatttatttaaaaaaaaacccaaacaaacaaccccccccccccccaaccccctcccAGAAACAGCCTCTCTCTCCATAGCCCATGCCAGTGcctcagagcagggctgggaaagtcttcctcctcccttgACCTCACATGCCCTTCACCCATGGCAAGGCTGGGAAGGGGATGAAAAGTGCCAAGTATTAAGGTGCTGAGAAGCTCTCGCTGTTTCTTGTCTCTCAAGTGCTGTTAGCCTGTTCCTGCTCAAAGAGGGCCATGGCTAAATGTGAGCGGGATGCGAGTCCTTCCAAGTTACTAACCACACAGCGGTGGTATAACTCCTCACTAAGTCGGGGATTGCAGCTCCTCAGTGCATATTTCTGCACTAACCCTGGCTCCACAGCCCTAAATAGGTGCAGACCAGAATAGTGGAGGAAGACATCAAATACCTCCATGCTCTCCAGCACCTCATCTCGATCTAGGATATCAGCTGCTAGCTTGGTGCGTGCTGTCATGTAGTCAGAGTTATAAAAGCAGGCCTCAGCAAAGGAATGTCTGTCAAAATGCCCATCCCTCAGGAAGTCAGTGCTGGAGGAAGCTGTCTGCTCACCACGGTACACCAGTGCAGGGTTGAATTCTTGGAAGTGCACTGGGAAAAAGACCTGCCAATTGCTGATAGTATTCATGCGGCAGCGGTTCAGGAACTCCATGTTGATTTCTGTCCAGACACTGGCCAAGAAGAATAGTGTGTCCACAGGGTGCTTCTTTGAGACTATATCCATGAGTTTCACTTGTGATGGCACCTCAGTTTTAACACTAATCCAGGGGATTTTAACTTCTGCATAGCGTTTCTCCAGCTCTCCTACCATAGCTTTGACTCCAGCAAAAACATCCACCTGGCTGACTCGCTGGGCATCATAGGGATGGTAGATGAAAAGCAAAGTCAGCAAGGCATTATCATGTGTGTCCAGTGTGTTCATAGCAAACATATCCAGGAAGTTTGCCACAAAATCCAGGTCCTGCACCGTCAAGGGAAGCACCAGTTGCACCCGTGTGGCCTCCGTCACATATGGCATGGGAATAATTTCCACCTTACTTAAGGGCCTCACCAAGCTCACTCGTTTGGCCAGAACATGACTGTGGCCCTTTTGGGtcactgcctccagcagcaggtccagtgTATACTCCATGCCCCGTGTGGGGTCAAAACGCCGATAGCCATTCAGCAACTGCCGCTTGTTGAAACGGAGCAGCGGTTGGTAGCGACTGTTAAGTTGCTCAAGTGCAGACTCAATGATTTCACTGACATCTGCTTTGTTGGCTCCAGAGAGCTCACACTTGGGGGAGCCATCAGGACAGGAGAAAAGGTGCTGCTCAGTGAAGTACTCCCAGCTGATTACCTCGAAACGTGACTTTGGAAGAAATGGGGCATTAATGCCCACAGGCCATGTCAAGCCTGCCTCACCTGCAGGGGTCAGTGATGTCAGGTTCCTGATCTGCATCTGTGCAAAGAGACAACGCATACAAATCCCTACCTCTTTCTCAAAGAGATCTGGTTCATCTCTCCCACCCAGGCCTGCCTCACCACCTAGAACTGTATCTTGGTAGTATCACAACAGTGGTTTTGGATAACATCGTGTCAGAAGAGCTATTTCTGAGACACATGACTATATCCTGTGTCTGGCTGACAGTCATCTACAAAAAGAAGCAGTAATCTTCCTTTGCTAcgttgaaagaaaaggaaacctgTTTGGTTGAGGAGTTTTTGCAGATATCTCTCACCGCATACCTGGAGGTCCTGGATCTCCTGGTAGGCTCTGTCCAGCTGGATCCTGCTGAAGTGCTTGTGCAGCCGGTACATCAGGGTCACATCAGAAACAGGGTGCACAGCAAGAGCTGCTTGgaactcctcctcctcctccttctccagctcaGTATTTTTGGCCAGTTCATAGGTGTGGTATTGCTGGCCCTGAAGTGGACAAGAGCCAGAAAGACTGGCATGGAAAAAGTTCACAGAGAAGCCTTCTCTCACTCCAGACATGCATTTGTCCCTCCTTCCACACTGACTGCAGTACCCAGAGACGAAAATAGAGTCGTTGTCCCCCACCTTACCCCCCCATACTACATGTCCGCTTGGTTCTTGGTACCAACATGCCCTTTACCTAGCCTCCAGGGTAAAAGCCTGTGGATCAGCATCTGCTAGCAAGGTGAAAATTAAATCCTGTATAtgttttctccttcagcatCTCAGCTTTGATTACAGGCCTCTCCCCAATGCCACCACACCACGCAgccctttcttcctctgtaaCTCACAGCAGAGGCTCACAGAAAAAGCCAGCCCCTTTGCTATGCTGCAGGGAACTAGTAAGAGCATGGGTTGTCAGGCCTAACTAACACAAAACCCTGAGAAGGGGGAGTACCTGGAGCTGGGAAACACAAGTGATGCCAAGGAAATCGATGATGCAGCGCCCCAGCCACTCATCTGGCCGCACACTAAGGATCTCATTGCGACAGCTGTCCAGGTGTGGGTGGAGCTTAAGGAGCAGGCTGCGGGAGATCAGGTAGCCAAAGCCACCATGACAATAGCGGGCCTGCTCATCTGCCCCGATAAACTCCTCTGCTCGTCCCAGGTACACGTCCTGGTTAATACTTAGGTGTGTCACCAGAGCCTTGACCTGTTCAGCCTGGGCATAGGTGTCATCCTGCATGATGTAGAACCAGTCATAGtcagaaacaaaatgctgatgGATATAGTTCATGGTCTCATACATGAGCCAAATGGGACGCTCATCCCCGTGGGCCACCAGCACCATGCCATGAGGCACCTTGGCACTGCGCAACCCCGTAAAGTACAGCAGGCGTGGGAAGTGATGGGCTACTGTCTTGTTCACTGCCACTGCCAACGTATTCAAGGTAGCCTTGGAGGTCAGCACAGCTACAAACAGTCTCTCATGGAATCCCAATTCTGTCTGGATGTAGCGAGTTCTGTAAAGGAAGGACATACCTGCATGACAAACAGCTGGACAACAAAAATCAAAGGATGATGGTAACTTGGGATAAATCTTTATCTGCTGGAGTCTACCAGTGGTGAAACAATTAAGCCTAGAAGTAGAGCTTTAAGAGAAGACTCACTAGGAAAAATCCCATTTTGTAAAGACACTCGCTTCCTTTAAGGAAACTACAATCTCACATCATTTATCTAAGCTAGGAAACTGTGCTagtgtaattaaaaacaaacaaaccagagcTAACCACTTGCAAGTTATATATAATACTATTAATTGCTCAATATTTTCCTATTGAATAGACAGGTTAAAAAAGTTTTGAAGTCTAATTTAACACGTTCTCTTAGGGAGAAGTACTAGATGTACTCTTAATGTTCTTgggcatttttgttttttaattaacttcttAAGACACTTCTCTTGCACCTCTTTGAAGTAACAATCTCAGCCATTGCCTTGCTGCACCATGCTGCTACTACATGAGGTACATCAAATGGCGTATTCCACTCTGAGCCTGTTAACTTGCCAGAGGACTTGGAACCCCAAGTGCCATCCATATGGGATTATCCTCCCCGAAGAAAAGCCAAGCCAAAAGAACAGATGTTACCTGAGCACTTTTTTGTAAGGCTTGTTGGGGTCTCGGTAGTACGGAACAATCCTGGGCCTGAAATCCTCGTGGCCTGTGCCATCTGCGGCCTCTGGGCGAGCTGCGCCGCCGAGGGGCCCGGGgcggcccgccgcccccaggCACTGCTCCTCGGCCCCGCTCTGGCTCCAGGAGGCGCGCAGCAGGctcaggctgcagcccagcGAGAGGCCCAGGACGAGCGGCAGCACGGGCCGCAGTGCGGCCAGCAGCGCGGCCAGGCGCATGGCGGGGGCCAGCGGGGCGACGTCCAGCCGCCGGGCCGGTCTGGTCCGGCCCGGCCCGAGGCAAGGCAGAGGGTCGTGGCGGCCGCAGGCCCGCTACGACCGGGGCGGGCGCCGGGGGCCGCTCCGGCGCTCGGAGACACGGCGGTCGCGGAGCATCGCTAGCCTAGGGCGCCGAGGCGGcgcgggccgcggcgggcccTGCCGAGGCAGCGGGCGGCTGGAGGCGCGGCGCCGCGCACCGCCCTCCGGGCCGGCCCCCGCGGCTCAGCAGCCCCCGGGCTCGTTCACCTGCAGGCAAGGCACGGCAGCCCTCCAGCGCGCAAGCCGGCGATGGGGCCGGTGCAGAGCTCCGtgccgggggcgcggggggcggcagcggctcCCAccgggccccgctcccgccgctgcCACCTCAGCCGCCTCATCGCGACCAGCCGCCCTTCCGCTTCCGCTCCGCTTCCCCGCTCCGCGCTATAGCGCCTCGGCGGCCGCTCTGCCCTCCAACACCACCGCCTCTATTGTAAGGCGGGCCAGAGTCCCCGGCTctcggcgggggcggggcctggCGCGTGGCATGCCGGGACGCGCAGTGCCCggcaggcggcggcgcggccgggcccgggcggCGGAGGGCACGCGGACTCGGCTTCCCAGAGGCGTGCGGCGGCCCGGCGCGGGTGACGCTACGCGCTACGATTGGTCGCCGCCGCGGGGGGCAGGGCGTGCGCACGCGGTAGCAGCTGTCCTGTTGCGACAGAAGGAAAGCGCGGAGCCGCCGGTGCGGGAGGGGCttggcggcgcggcggggcgagCAGGAGGAGcggagcgggccgggccgcgccgccgccgccgggcagggcagcctagcgggcgggcgggcgggcggctggCTGGCCCtcggccgggcccggcggcgccgCGTGGtccgggccggggcgggcggctcGCGGgcccgccggggcggggcggccgggctggggcggggcgggccggaTCGGATCGTCGCGGCCTAACGGCGCCTGTCGCACCTCCGCCGCAGCGCCTCCGCCGCGCCATGCCCTCGGACCTGGCCAAGAAGAAGGCGGCCAAGAAGAAGGAGGCGGCCAAGGCCCGGCAGCGGCCGCGCCGAGCCCCGGAGGAGAACGGCGATGCCGGGACGGAGCCGCAGGAGGTCAGGCCCCCGGAGGCCAACGGGACGTCGCTGCCAGGTAAGAGGCGGCCCCGCCGCGATGCCGGTGCTGCCGCGCCGGCGGGCGCCTGGCTCGTGCCCGGGCTCCCCGGCGCCCCCGCGAGCCCTCGGTGGGGCTCAGCCCGGCAGCCCCGCGCGTTCCGGCGTTGGCAGCgcccggccggggctgccggtGGGCAGGACGGTGCGCGATCGGTTGTGCCCGCGGCTCGGAGAGCTGGGACTTCCGTTTCTCCTCGGATGAGATACCCGTGGGCACGGGCTTGCGCCGAGCTGGGCCAGCCGCGGTGCCTCCCGTTAGGGCCACCTCATCTCCTGTGAGCCAGCCGGACACTTACAGCGATCCGTGGCGGCTGTCCGTAGGCTGTGCAGGTGAGGGGCTCCCTCGGCCCTCACTTCAGGCGTGCAGTGTGAAGATCGACGGTGCTGATGGTGGTTTTTCCCCGTCAGATACGGTCCTGATCTTCTGGTACTTTATGCCCAGCCCTGTTCGAGTTTTTGTTgggttcccccccagccccacgctgcAGGAACCACTGTAGTGCCTCAGTTCTTACTGTTCTTACGGCTATGGCCCtgtctgttctgtttttctgggcCATATCTCGTTTGCAGAAACTGTGAGCCTGGTTATCTTAGGAAAGAGACTGTGTCAACAAAGAGCTGTTGACCTCCCTAAAGGAAACAGGCAAGGTAAAGCTTACAGAGAGAGAGGGTTGAGTCGGTCCTTGCTTTAGCCCGCCTGGTGACCCGCCGGCAGATGGGCACGCAAGTTTTTTTCAGACTCAGCCCACAGTGCAGTTTTAAGAGGCACTCGATGCGTGACAGAGACGCGGGGCAGCCAAAGGCGGGGGGGCCGGTCTCCCGCGGACCCTGCTCTTTGCTGGCGGTCCCGGGTGCGCTCCTGCGCGGTGCTGCCATCCGGGCCGGTGCTGGGGCCGCCGGTGCCGGACGCGCGCTGGCCCAGCCGGGGCGGTCCTGCGGCGGGGCGGCCCTGGCGCCCGCCCGCGCCGAATCGGCCAATCGCCGTCCGCTCCCGCGGTACATTTGCATAGCGCCTTCCGATTGGTGGAGCCTGGGGAGCCGCGGCGGGCTCAGGCTTCGGGCCCTGCGCCTTCCACCGGGTCGAGCCGCGCCGAgctgggccggggcgggcgggagcgcTCTGCCTGCGGCTGCCAGTGCCACGGCCggtgggggctgcgggcggggcAGGCGGCTGGGGTTGCGGCAGAGCCGTGGCGGTGAGCAGGCGCTGGGAGTGCAGGGCAGGCTGGTAAAGCAGCGAGGATGTCGGAGGGCAGGCAGTGTGGGTCGATATGTGCCTGTTTCTTACTAGCAGTTCCCTGTGAAGTTGTTATGCATCAAGGATAAAGCTGCCTTGCCCTCTTCTTGCTCATCTGGTTTGCTTGTTTATCCAACTGGTCTGCTTGTGCTGCCCGTGATTTCAGAGAGGGTCCTGTGTCAGCACAGTCGGCATCTTTTGCTCCTTCTTGTTGGGTAAGGCACGTTAGCCTTGGCAATAACGGTGGTTTTGCAGAGTTTTTCCCAGGAGTGCTAGACGTTGAGAGCCAGGGTGCTATCCCTCAGTGGTCTGAACACAAACAATCTGAATGCCAGGTCTCTGCTTTGAGAAGCTGGAATGTTGCTGAGATTCTCAGTGCCGTTTTCTTCTTCTAATGGCATTGTTTCACCAAAAATTTGACTGCAAATGCTGGGCTGCAACAGATCACTATGATAGGAAAGGTGTGCTTATACtgtgggaggaaaggaagaggtggGGGCATGCATATGGGCATATTAGCTTCGCAAAAATTGGTACGGCCTATtccaatgctgctgctgcttttcttctttcagctttcccttcatttattttctaccCAAGTTTTCCTTTGGCCAGGCCCTTCCTTAAGCTTGCAAGCAACACTTTATAAGTTCTCTTaccatcccagcccttcctgcaGTGAGAGCTAGTCCCATCATTCTTGGATAACAGGCTAGCTGTTCTGGCAGCTCGCTTGGTCCTAGTGGTCATATTTTTTTAGAGAGAGCAGGTGGAAGTTCCTCTGTATCCATCTGCTAAGCTGAAAAGCAGAGTGTCATTGCTTCTGGGCCTCCTCAACATTTCTGTAGAAATGGGGACATGGGAGTTGTTTTTGTAGTCGTGGGCCTATTGGGGCTTATTGCTTCCCTTGTATCTGTAAATCACTAACACCTCTGGTCTGTTTCTGCATATAGAGGTGGATGCTCTTACAAAGGAGCTGGAGGACTTTGAATTAAAGAAAGCTGCTGCCCGTGCTGTGACAGGAGTGCTGGCCTCCCATCCCAACAGCACTGACGTGCACATCATTAACCTCTCACTGACCTTCCACGGTCAGGAGCTGCTGAGTGATACAAAACTGGAGCTGAACTCCGGAAGGCGCTACGGCCTGATTGGACTGAATGGGATTGGTAAGCTGTGGGGCACGGTGACCTGGGCTGCTTGGAGCTCGGTGAGGATACTGTCCTGCTGAGAAGCTGGACAGATGCAGGTGGTAAATACTGGAAACCAGAAATAGGGCTGTTAGACAGATGTGGCTGGGAGATGGCAGTTTCCATTCTCTCATCTCCCCCCACCCAGGAAGAGGAATTGCAAGTATTGCTGGTGGAGGTATGAGGTTGCATTCTAGCTTTGGACTGTGCATTTGAACTTGTTTCTGGTGAGATTTGGGTGAGATGTCTGGGATCTGTGAATCTGCCTTATTCCTGTTTGCAGGATTTGTTTAGCAGTGTCAGTAAATCCAATGATGATGGTATTGGTCAAAGAACTTGCACAGTGTGGAGGAGTAGGGAGTGTGTGGTTTGGCCTGAGTGGGAAAACAACTGTATAGTCCCTGGAGAAGGCGACACTCTACATGGAGAGATGCAGAATGTGGGTGTACTTGAGGAAGAGCTAGTAAGAGTGACCAATTGTTTTAACTTTCAGGAAAACACTTGGGTCCCTAATGACGGGTGCATAACATTCCTCTATGTTAGGAGTCTTTAGAATCTGGGGTCCTGGTAGCAGGTGTCAGACCTGGTTAGGCAACAGCAAGTACACAGCAGAGAGAAGGTTCCCTAAATCTGGGCAAGGGCTGAACTGCAGTGGTTTCCAAAGAGATTCTTCCTGTTTCAGTCCTGTCCCTCAGGTGATGAGCCTTAGCTGGGGGGGCAGCCTATTGCAGTGAGGCAGTATGCTCTGATGTGCTTCTAGTTCTTCTGGCCTCTTGAGCAAGAAATTCCCAAGGATTTTCAGGGGTTGGAAAGGGAGGGAATTGGTGGGATCTGACTGCATCTCATCCATTTCTCTGTGACGTTGTATCTCACTGAATCCAACAATGATGTGGAGTGTCTGTCTGCACACAGGGAAATCCATGCTTTTGTCAGCTATTGGGAAACGAGAAGTGCCCATCCCAGAGCATATTGACATCTATCACCTGACTCGAGAGATGCCTCCCAGTGACAAGACCCCTCTCCAGTGTGTGATGGAGGTGGATACAGAGAGGGCCATGTTAGAACGAGAGGCAGAACGTCTGGCTCATGAAGATGGTAAAGCTTCTTGGAGTCCCAAGGGACATTTCCTCCATTTCCCTCCTCACTGAAGAAAAGGGATTATTTGGGTTCCTTGGCAGAGTTTTTACATGTTACAGTATCTAtttcccccagctgccctgtACTGGTTGAAAAGTCCTGTAGGATTACACTTTAGATGAAATTATTCCATGCAGCTTCTTAAGAAGTGTCTCAGGTTCGGGAATGGAGGGGGCTGAACGGTGATAAAGCAGGTGGACTGTGAGCTTTCCCAGCTGTATAGAGGTGCAGGTGAGAGCCCTTTATTGGTAGAAGTGCTGACAGGCAGGCTTTCTTTCAGCGGAGTGTGAGAAACTCTTGGAGTTATATGAACGTCTGGAGGAGCTGGATGCTGACAAGGCAGAAGCACGGGCCTCACGGATCCTTCATGGTTTGGGGTTCACACCAGCCatgcagaggaagaagctgaAGGACTTTAGCGGTGGCTGGCGAATGAGGGTGGCTCTTGCTAGGTGAGTGGTATATActgcctgctggctcctgggagAATGCCTGCCTGCTCTTGACTCTGCAGAGCCACATACACAGTTCTAAGAactgggagcagagctgagagGCTTTGGGTTACCTGCATTTACCCTACTGTGTCATCTCCCTTCTCCTTTCAGAGCCCTCTTCATTCGGCCTTTCATGCTGCTTCTAGATGAGCCCACAAACCACCTTGACCTGGATGCCTGTGTGTGGTTGGAGGAAGAGCTGAAAACGTAAGCATGAAGGAGTTTGCTGTTTCTCTGAGTTGTGCTTTTCTGCTGGAACACCTAATCAGCACATGAGCAGGTGCTACAGGGGTAACTGGCTATAGTTCCTGTGGCTACATAACTATATTGTGGTACTGGTGACATCTTGTGCTTGCTGCTACACATGACTGTGGAAGAGTTCTTGATGCAAGGGGTGGTGAATTCAAGACAAGCCCCTGTCTTTCCCttactgaagaaatgaaaaattctggTTGGGGCTACCTGGTTAAAGCTACTTCCTTGGAAGCTGGGGGCAGCCTGTGTACCAGCACCATGTGCTGTACCGGTACTGTGAGTTTTCCAGAGCTGGCTTCCAGCTCATCTTTCTACATATTGGTCCCCTGTTTTCACGGATCAGTGGTACCCAAGTGTGTCAGTTTCATCTTGTTCTAGTATGTCAGGTGACTGGTTTTTGTAAACAAAGGTGAAATGTTAAGGCTTAAGGTAAAAAGCTTAGGAATAGTTATAAAGTTTAAAGTGAAGGGCTTTTCATTTGCAGAggtttttctgtcagttttgtCAGTTGAACCTTTTGCATGCTTGCTTTAGAAGTCAGATGTTTTAGGGAAGTAATTTGAACCTCTTTTTTTTGGGAGGCTTTAACCAGCCATGGTGCAGATTTAGAGTGGAGCCATGCATAGTAAACCTAACAGATGGTAGTCTGTATTATGGTGGAAGTAAGCAGCAAAGGCTGAAACTTCCAAAAACTGTGATGCCAATGGAGTCAGTTGCATCAGTAGCACAAGTCATCTACCACATGGGTAGCCAGCTCTCAACTCTTTGTGAACTGTCTTACAGTGAAGAGTGTTTTAACACAATGAGAGATGTTTCCAGTATTTGCTTACCGCAGCTGGTTGTAGCTGCTTTACTCCAGATTTCCCAGAGCCATCTCCAAGGCTGTtat
Coding sequences:
- the CHPF2 gene encoding chondroitin sulfate glucuronyltransferase; translation: MRLAALLAALRPVLPLVLGLSLGCSLSLLRASWSQSGAEEQCLGAAGRPGPLGGAARPEAADGTGHEDFRPRIVPYYRDPNKPYKKVLRTRYIQTELGFHERLFVAVLTSKATLNTLAVAVNKTVAHHFPRLLYFTGLRSAKVPHGMVLVAHGDERPIWLMYETMNYIHQHFVSDYDWFYIMQDDTYAQAEQVKALVTHLSINQDVYLGRAEEFIGADEQARYCHGGFGYLISRSLLLKLHPHLDSCRNEILSVRPDEWLGRCIIDFLGITCVSQLQGQQYHTYELAKNTELEKEEEEEFQAALAVHPVSDVTLMYRLHKHFSRIQLDRAYQEIQDLQMQIRNLTSLTPAGEAGLTWPVGINAPFLPKSRFEVISWEYFTEQHLFSCPDGSPKCELSGANKADVSEIIESALEQLNSRYQPLLRFNKRQLLNGYRRFDPTRGMEYTLDLLLEAVTQKGHSHVLAKRVSLVRPLSKVEIIPMPYVTEATRVQLVLPLTVQDLDFVANFLDMFAMNTLDTHDNALLTLLFIYHPYDAQRVSQVDVFAGVKAMVGELEKRYAEVKIPWISVKTEVPSQVKLMDIVSKKHPVDTLFFLASVWTEINMEFLNRCRMNTISNWQVFFPVHFQEFNPALVYRGEQTASSSTDFLRDGHFDRHSFAEACFYNSDYMTARTKLAADILDRDEVLESMEVFDVFLHYSGLHLFRAVEPGLVQKYALRSCNPRLSEELYHRCVVSNLEGLASRSHLAMALFEQEQANST